The Moraxella haemolytica genome window below encodes:
- a CDS encoding DMT family transporter translates to MTFIQDFFGKLSLKTQGYLLVFFTMCIWGGFSLFARVNVHWQVSVWDVIAMRFAFAGVILLPVVWGMKRWDFLFTWRAFVLAMLGGVGYSSLVYTAFTLAPVVHGAVFLNGMIPVATTLLLAIFFGVKPDVNTKIALAIIIATLFMMSAMILSGAYHFNVGDVIFITCAFCWSGFGILLKEWQFTPWQTMCSTVFWSAVVYLPIYGLFIGFSSPNASLTHLVIQGVFHSVLVMIVATLTYAMAVARLGAFSAGGLSSLAPFISALLAVPLLNEALNPVMVLGLIGMGLGTVQPWQWLKR, encoded by the coding sequence ATGACATTCATTCAAGATTTTTTTGGCAAATTATCCTTAAAAACACAAGGGTATTTACTGGTGTTTTTTACAATGTGTATTTGGGGAGGGTTTAGTCTGTTTGCCCGAGTGAATGTCCATTGGCAGGTATCAGTATGGGATGTGATTGCCATGCGGTTTGCCTTTGCTGGCGTGATTTTATTGCCAGTGGTATGGGGCATGAAGCGATGGGATTTTTTGTTTACTTGGCGTGCCTTTGTGCTTGCCATGCTAGGGGGTGTGGGTTATAGTAGTTTGGTTTATACGGCATTTACTCTAGCACCTGTCGTACACGGAGCGGTTTTTTTAAATGGCATGATACCTGTTGCTACCACTTTGCTGTTGGCAATATTTTTTGGGGTGAAGCCTGATGTAAATACCAAAATCGCTCTCGCCATCATCATTGCCACATTATTTATGATGAGTGCGATGATACTATCAGGGGCATATCATTTTAATGTGGGCGATGTGATTTTTATTACTTGTGCTTTTTGTTGGTCGGGTTTTGGTATTTTATTAAAAGAATGGCAATTCACACCATGGCAAACCATGTGTAGTACGGTGTTTTGGTCGGCAGTGGTATATCTGCCAATTTATGGGTTGTTTATTGGTTTTTCATCTCCTAATGCTAGCCTAACTCATTTGGTAATCCAAGGGGTCTTTCATAGCGTATTGGTGATGATTGTTGCTACCTTAACCTATGCGATGGCGGTAGCAAGGCTTGGAGCATTCTCGGCAGGCGGTCTGTCATCGCTTGCTCCGTTCATTTCCGCCCTACTTGCTGTACCACTGCTCAATGAGGCACTAAACCCTGTGATGGTGCTTGGACTCATTGGTATGGGGCTTGGTACAGTACAGCCGTGGCAGTGGCTAAAGCGTTGA
- the secF gene encoding protein translocase subunit SecF, whose translation MSNENNPIEQSSVAEPVRRRRGPRRDGKGSNARANEQALAGQDIITVDEAAEKAGGVKLIGNRRIIPFMKIEIPMIIISALLVIVSIVAITVKGLNLGLDFTGGVSADVKYEQSVEQAQVISALSEKGFDDAVVQYLGTRNELLVRLPPQDTKDPEGLSQALNQALDLPSNAATVDNISIIGSQVGNEIYLDSILALGLALVLMMIYVSVRFQFKLALGAVLALFHDVIVVCGLFALFGWPFDLTVLASVLALIGYSVNDTIVVYDRMRENFRRVRGLTPYQVVDLSLTETLRRTIMTSGTIFVVVLSLLFLGGESLFWFALAQFIGTIAGTYSSVYVASSIPLRMGLSREDFVVQVKPEFEEEVVVFADPDIQNAKD comes from the coding sequence ATGAGTAATGAAAATAATCCAATCGAGCAGTCATCAGTTGCCGAACCTGTGCGTCGCCGTCGTGGCCCACGCCGTGATGGTAAAGGTAGTAATGCAAGAGCTAATGAGCAAGCACTGGCTGGGCAAGACATCATTACTGTTGATGAGGCTGCCGAAAAAGCAGGTGGTGTTAAGCTGATTGGTAATCGTCGCATCATTCCCTTTATGAAAATCGAGATACCGATGATTATCATCTCGGCTTTGTTGGTGATTGTTAGCATTGTTGCCATCACAGTTAAAGGGTTAAATTTAGGGCTTGATTTTACAGGCGGTGTGTCGGCGGATGTTAAGTATGAACAATCTGTTGAGCAAGCACAAGTCATCTCTGCACTTTCAGAAAAAGGGTTTGATGATGCCGTAGTGCAATATCTTGGAACTCGCAACGAACTGCTCGTGCGTCTGCCACCCCAAGATACTAAGGATCCAGAAGGGTTAAGCCAAGCACTAAATCAAGCCTTAGACTTGCCATCAAATGCCGCTACCGTAGACAATATCAGCATCATCGGTAGCCAAGTGGGCAATGAGATTTATCTAGACTCTATCTTAGCACTTGGGCTGGCACTTGTCTTGATGATGATTTATGTATCCGTGCGATTCCAGTTTAAGCTAGCTTTGGGTGCGGTGCTTGCCCTATTTCATGATGTGATTGTGGTGTGTGGTTTGTTCGCCCTTTTTGGCTGGCCGTTTGACTTAACAGTATTAGCTTCTGTACTTGCCTTGATTGGTTATTCGGTGAACGATACGATTGTTGTTTATGACCGTATGCGTGAGAATTTCCGTCGTGTGCGTGGACTGACACCATATCAAGTGGTTGATTTGTCATTGACAGAGACGCTAAGGCGTACCATCATGACTTCAGGCACAATCTTTGTGGTAGTACTCTCCCTATTATTCTTGGGTGGCGAAAGCTTATTTTGGTTCGCCTTGGCTCAATTTATTGGGACGATTGCAGGTACTTACTCATCGGTATATGTTGCAAGTTCAATTCCGCTTCGCATGGGTTTATCTCGTGAAGACTTTGTTGTTCAGGTTAAGCCTGAATTTGAAGAAGAGGTGGTTGTATTTGCTGACCCCGACATTCAAAACGCTAAAGACTGA
- the secD gene encoding protein translocase subunit SecD codes for MHYPVWKYILIAVVLAVSGLYALPNLYPDEPAVQVTGASAGVELTEDVLTQSQGLLDQANLSHHGGSFANNSALLRLKTAEDQLKAQEVLRRELGENYVVALNLAQTTPEWLRNIGSKPMKLGLDLRGGVRFVLEVDMDKALEQRLATASQDVRRALRADKVAIKSLRTTDDGLVLIFNGSETRDRAQSILQASMADEFSLRPLADAEGAALQMSYTEARLQEINDYAVGQNLTTLRNRINELGVAEALVQSQGENRIVVELPGVQDTAEAKRVLGRTANLEFRLVSDESDNYAGGIAPAGTEAYPFGDLNGPPVLLNRQAIVTGEKVQDAQPGLDDHGRPQVSIRLDTAGGKMMQNATRTSVGKQMAVLFIENKQRIGYETDPQTGETKEVRTPYAEMRVINRATINDVLSSSFVITGIDSHAEAGELALLLRSGALAAPMYFVEERTIGPSLGQDNIDKGLTASMIGYLLVFLWMIIFYRACGVIANIALALNIMMLIALMSILGSSLTLPGIAGVVLTMGMAVDANVLIFERIREELAAGAKPKSAIVAGFDRAFNSIFDGQITTLLVAFILFAVGTGPIKGFAITLAIGIITSLFTAITVTRAIMQLWYGNRKNLTKISIG; via the coding sequence ATGCATTACCCTGTTTGGAAATACATACTCATCGCTGTGGTATTAGCTGTTTCTGGTTTGTACGCCCTGCCCAATCTTTACCCAGACGAACCTGCGGTACAGGTTACAGGTGCTTCTGCCGGTGTGGAGCTGACCGAAGATGTACTGACACAATCACAAGGACTGCTAGACCAAGCCAATCTTAGCCATCATGGTGGTAGTTTTGCTAATAACAGTGCCCTACTTCGCTTAAAAACAGCCGAAGACCAACTAAAAGCACAAGAAGTGCTACGCCGTGAGCTTGGTGAAAACTATGTCGTGGCACTAAACCTTGCCCAAACCACTCCAGAGTGGTTACGCAATATCGGTTCTAAGCCAATGAAACTTGGATTAGACTTGCGTGGTGGTGTGCGTTTTGTGCTTGAAGTGGATATGGATAAAGCCCTAGAGCAACGCCTAGCTACTGCCAGTCAAGATGTGCGTCGTGCCTTGCGAGCCGACAAAGTTGCCATTAAAAGCCTAAGAACTACTGACGATGGTTTAGTGTTGATTTTTAATGGGAGTGAAACTCGTGACCGTGCTCAAAGCATTTTACAAGCTAGCATGGCAGATGAATTCTCCTTGCGTCCATTGGCAGATGCTGAAGGTGCAGCATTGCAGATGTCTTATACGGAGGCACGCCTTCAAGAGATTAACGACTATGCTGTTGGGCAAAACTTGACCACCTTGCGTAACCGCATCAATGAGCTGGGTGTGGCAGAAGCATTGGTACAGTCTCAAGGAGAAAACCGCATCGTTGTTGAATTGCCAGGTGTTCAAGATACCGCCGAGGCGAAGCGTGTGCTTGGTCGTACAGCCAATCTTGAGTTCCGTCTGGTTAGTGATGAATCAGATAACTATGCAGGTGGAATCGCACCTGCAGGTACAGAGGCTTATCCGTTTGGTGATTTGAATGGTCCACCAGTACTCCTTAATCGCCAAGCGATTGTTACGGGTGAAAAAGTACAAGATGCTCAGCCAGGTCTAGATGACCATGGTCGTCCGCAGGTGTCTATCAGACTAGATACAGCGGGCGGTAAAATGATGCAGAACGCCACTCGTACAAGTGTTGGCAAACAAATGGCTGTATTGTTCATTGAGAACAAACAACGCATTGGCTATGAGACCGACCCACAAACAGGCGAAACCAAAGAAGTTCGTACGCCATATGCCGAGATGCGCGTCATCAACCGTGCAACCATCAATGATGTGCTTAGCTCTTCATTCGTCATTACAGGTATTGATTCTCATGCTGAAGCTGGCGAGCTTGCCCTACTGCTTCGTTCAGGTGCATTGGCAGCACCGATGTACTTTGTTGAAGAGCGTACCATCGGCCCTTCTTTAGGTCAAGATAATATTGATAAAGGTCTGACAGCGTCGATGATTGGTTATCTGCTGGTGTTCTTATGGATGATTATCTTCTATCGTGCGTGTGGTGTGATTGCTAATATTGCATTGGCGTTAAACATCATGATGTTGATTGCTTTGATGTCAATTCTGGGTTCATCATTAACCTTGCCAGGCATCGCAGGCGTGGTCTTGACGATGGGTATGGCAGTCGATGCTAATGTGCTAATTTTTGAGCGTATTCGAGAAGAACTGGCTGCAGGTGCAAAACCAAAATCAGCGATTGTAGCAGGCTTTGATCGTGCATTTAATTCAATTTTTGATGGGCAAATCACCACTTTGTTAGTGGCGTTCATCTTGTTTGCGGTTGGTACAGGTCCAATCAAAGGTTTTGCAATCACGCTTGCTATCGGTATTATTACTTCATTATTTACCGCCATTACCGTAACTCGTGCAATCATGCAACTGTGGTACGGCAATCGCAAAAACTTAACAAAAATTAGCATCGGTTAG
- the yajC gene encoding preprotein translocase subunit YajC — MLDFFIASAHATAAAPAQPNAFLQILPMIAIFAIFYFLVLRPQSKQRKQHRAMVDALAVGNEVVFAGGLMGKVTKIEGDYAVVALNPTNSIKIQRASVISVLPAGTIDNI; from the coding sequence ATGTTAGATTTTTTCATCGCTAGTGCTCACGCTACTGCAGCAGCCCCTGCCCAACCAAACGCTTTTTTGCAAATTTTACCCATGATTGCAATTTTTGCGATTTTTTATTTTTTGGTTCTTCGCCCACAATCAAAGCAAAGAAAACAGCATCGTGCGATGGTTGATGCTTTGGCAGTCGGCAATGAAGTGGTATTTGCTGGCGGTCTGATGGGTAAAGTTACCAAGATTGAAGGCGATTATGCTGTTGTTGCCCTAAATCCAACCAACTCAATCAAAATTCAGCGTGCCAGCGTAATCAGTGTATTGCCTGCGGGTACGATTGACAACATTTAA
- a CDS encoding CNNM domain-containing protein gives MPRHRLSLTSFFVLPLLLSTLFFTSQAIASQATPVTSANIALLIFFISLSLVASFLCSISEATLLTMTPSYIDTLQETNPKIANLLADVKVNNIEKSISSILTLNTVAHTLGSLGAGAQATIVFGDMWFGVFSAVMTIAILLGTEIIPKTLGTTYWRRFAVPVAYYVRFINIILMPIVWVAEKISRLLTRGNTENTFSRHEFIALANQGESLGEISELETRIIKNSLALSMINVEDIVTPRSVTMAFDESMTVGDVFANHPKLPFSRFPIFDEDLDSATGFVLKSDLLIAKANQEIHTPIKKFRRDINFVFAKMKLFDLLDLMLKERVHIALAVGEFGEVKGLVSLEDVLETLLGLEIVDEFDRVDDMQILARQLMERRMSHIGAKLENTDVPEDTK, from the coding sequence ATGCCCCGACACCGATTAAGCTTGACTTCTTTTTTTGTATTGCCTTTATTGCTTAGCACTTTATTCTTTACTAGCCAAGCAATCGCCAGTCAAGCCACGCCAGTAACATCTGCCAATATTGCGTTACTCATCTTTTTTATTTCCTTGTCTTTGGTTGCTTCTTTTTTGTGTTCTATTTCAGAAGCCACGCTACTGACGATGACGCCGTCCTATATTGATACACTACAAGAGACCAATCCCAAGATCGCCAATCTCTTGGCGGATGTCAAAGTTAACAATATTGAAAAATCCATTTCATCTATTTTAACTTTAAACACTGTTGCTCACACATTAGGCTCGCTTGGTGCAGGTGCTCAGGCAACCATCGTTTTTGGCGATATGTGGTTTGGCGTATTTAGTGCAGTCATGACGATTGCTATTTTGCTTGGTACGGAGATTATCCCAAAAACACTAGGCACAACTTACTGGCGACGCTTTGCTGTGCCTGTGGCATATTATGTGCGTTTTATCAATATTATTTTAATGCCAATTGTCTGGGTGGCAGAAAAAATCTCTCGTTTACTCACTCGTGGCAATACTGAAAATACTTTTAGCCGTCATGAATTCATCGCTCTTGCCAATCAAGGTGAAAGTTTGGGTGAGATAAGTGAGCTTGAGACACGCATCATCAAAAACTCATTGGCACTGAGCATGATAAATGTTGAAGATATTGTAACACCACGCTCGGTAACGATGGCGTTTGATGAGAGCATGACTGTCGGCGATGTTTTTGCCAACCACCCAAAGTTACCATTCTCACGCTTTCCAATTTTTGATGAAGATTTGGATAGTGCCACAGGCTTTGTCCTAAAATCAGACCTACTGATTGCTAAGGCTAATCAAGAGATACATACACCCATCAAAAAATTTCGCCGAGACATTAACTTTGTTTTTGCTAAGATGAAGCTGTTTGACCTGCTTGATTTGATGCTCAAAGAACGAGTACACATTGCTTTGGCGGTAGGTGAGTTTGGTGAAGTTAAAGGATTGGTCAGTTTAGAAGATGTACTTGAGACCTTATTAGGGCTTGAGATTGTTGATGAATTTGACCGTGTTGATGACATGCAGATTTTAGCTAGACAGCTTATGGAAAGACGCATGAGCCATATCGGAGCAAAGCTTGAAAACACAGATGTGCCAGAAGATACCAAATAA
- a CDS encoding LysM peptidoglycan-binding domain-containing protein, translating to MTQLPLSKKTSNLSQKTPKQSQLPKPLTLAVSACLLAACSTTNTTPTPSTASVSKPIVTKQSKPISQPSRPVAQPSSYAGVLDEGTLDELEELLQATDMSMVESDALTVQRYGNLWDRLRRGYRMGETNNARIEAQKSWFYSRQSYLNRLTARASRYLYHTVTEAERRGIPTELALLPIIESSYDPSATSNAAAAGLWQFIPSTGRIYGLNQTSGYDGRRDVIESTRAAYDFLTSLYNQFGSWELALAAYNAGPGRVSRAIRANEAAGLPTDYWSLNLPKETMNYVPRFIAVSQIVASPSSYGVSLPAIANHSHFRTVPVNYGVSLQEVASVTGVSFDELRLLNPALISLMVDSAGPNRIVVPDSLSNSINAKLSALTGYSYHDGGDYVATAPAQSTQYVLPKSGAVANTNSQKELMQSNTLPTTIAQVTANNTIVQEPALTQEERDFIATQIQSATPEMVQAVNPNDGNIKLDAIQTAQSVLEARGQTKTLSYSAPATTKSTPPAPTPVPPPVVHHAPTPAVNTPVIVQPTPPKSTPKPVVANPKPKTPQTPPKPKVAPESYTVKSGDTLTGIAAAHNLSVSQLASYNNIPTNTYVQRGQKLWLVPGKVKEQPIQASTQKPTGETTKSTNTKTTNYRVKAGDSLTVIARRHNISLHELAAMNDLEPTYGVLIGQVLKVPADTTAEPTRSSQVATTKTNAKTNNTATTNYTVKAGDTLTGVANSLGVSTQEIAALNDFSPTANLIRGQTIKVPAKTVAASKTTDKKSTTPSKYTVKSGDSLTSVASKHGISIDELAAANNMTRTSNLILGATITIPVAGDAQKPSKSERSVRSSTPSFPTENYTVQAGDNLTVLANKYDISLAELAKANNLSANAQLRRGQTIKVPKLTTTYKVKSGDNLTSLARRYSISIEQLIKMNNLENNTNLRIGQTLIVPNK from the coding sequence ATGACGCAGCTGCCTTTGTCAAAAAAAACATCAAACCTATCACAAAAAACCCCAAAGCAATCACAACTACCAAAACCACTCACCTTAGCGGTATCTGCCTGTTTGTTGGCAGCGTGTAGCACCACCAACACCACGCCTACCCCTAGTACCGCATCCGTTAGCAAACCCATCGTTACCAAGCAATCCAAACCAATCTCTCAACCATCTAGACCGGTTGCCCAACCATCGAGTTATGCTGGCGTGCTTGATGAGGGCACGCTTGATGAGCTAGAAGAGTTGCTTCAAGCCACTGATATGAGTATGGTAGAAAGCGATGCTTTGACTGTTCAACGTTATGGCAACTTATGGGATAGGCTACGCCGTGGCTATCGCATGGGCGAGACGAATAATGCTCGCATTGAAGCACAAAAATCATGGTTCTATAGCCGTCAAAGTTATCTTAATCGTCTGACTGCCCGTGCTTCACGCTATCTATATCATACTGTAACCGAAGCTGAACGCCGAGGCATCCCCACCGAACTTGCTTTGCTACCCATCATTGAAAGTTCGTATGACCCATCAGCCACTTCAAATGCAGCAGCAGCAGGTCTGTGGCAGTTTATCCCTAGTACAGGGCGTATCTATGGTCTAAACCAGACATCAGGCTATGATGGTCGCCGTGATGTTATTGAATCCACTCGTGCTGCCTATGATTTTTTGACCAGTCTTTATAATCAATTTGGCTCATGGGAGCTAGCATTAGCCGCCTATAATGCAGGTCCAGGCAGGGTATCTCGTGCAATCAGAGCCAACGAAGCGGCAGGGCTACCGACAGACTACTGGTCACTCAACTTGCCCAAAGAAACCATGAATTATGTACCACGATTCATCGCTGTATCACAGATTGTGGCATCGCCATCTAGCTACGGAGTGAGTTTGCCTGCCATTGCCAACCATTCGCATTTTAGAACTGTGCCTGTCAACTATGGGGTAAGTCTGCAGGAAGTTGCTAGCGTAACAGGTGTTAGCTTTGATGAACTGCGTCTATTAAACCCTGCATTGATCAGCTTGATGGTGGATAGTGCAGGCCCAAATCGCATTGTTGTTCCTGACAGTCTAAGCAACAGCATCAATGCCAAGCTATCCGCCCTAACAGGCTATAGTTATCATGATGGTGGCGACTATGTTGCTACCGCACCTGCCCAAAGCACACAATATGTTTTACCAAAATCAGGGGCGGTTGCCAACACCAATTCACAAAAAGAGCTAATGCAGTCAAACACACTACCGACCACCATTGCTCAGGTAACCGCTAATAATACCATCGTCCAAGAGCCAGCGTTAACCCAAGAAGAGCGTGATTTTATCGCCACACAGATTCAGTCTGCCACACCAGAAATGGTGCAGGCGGTCAATCCTAATGATGGCAATATCAAGTTAGATGCAATACAAACCGCCCAGTCGGTATTGGAAGCTCGTGGACAAACCAAGACGCTTAGTTATTCTGCACCTGCAACTACCAAGAGTACACCGCCAGCCCCCACACCAGTACCACCACCTGTCGTTCATCATGCACCAACACCTGCTGTTAACACGCCTGTGATTGTACAACCAACGCCGCCAAAGAGTACGCCTAAACCAGTTGTTGCCAATCCTAAGCCAAAAACACCGCAAACACCGCCCAAGCCGAAAGTCGCTCCTGAAAGCTATACGGTAAAATCAGGCGACACACTGACAGGCATCGCTGCCGCACACAACTTAAGTGTCAGCCAATTGGCAAGCTATAATAACATTCCAACCAACACTTATGTTCAGCGTGGTCAAAAACTTTGGCTCGTCCCTGGCAAAGTCAAAGAACAGCCTATCCAAGCAAGTACTCAAAAGCCGACTGGTGAAACCACGAAGTCCACTAACACCAAAACGACCAACTATCGTGTAAAAGCAGGCGATAGCCTAACCGTTATTGCACGCAGACATAACATCAGCTTGCATGAACTGGCAGCGATGAATGATCTTGAGCCAACTTATGGCGTGCTTATTGGTCAAGTGTTAAAAGTACCTGCGGATACAACCGCCGAACCTACACGCTCATCTCAAGTAGCAACAACCAAAACCAATGCCAAGACCAACAATACCGCCACCACGAATTATACGGTTAAGGCAGGAGATACACTAACAGGCGTAGCAAACAGTCTGGGTGTCAGCACTCAAGAGATTGCCGCCTTAAATGACTTTTCTCCGACCGCTAATCTCATCAGAGGTCAGACCATCAAAGTGCCTGCCAAGACAGTCGCCGCATCAAAAACGACTGATAAAAAGTCAACCACCCCAAGCAAATACACCGTCAAATCAGGCGATAGCTTGACATCGGTAGCATCAAAACACGGCATCAGCATTGATGAGCTAGCAGCTGCCAATAATATGACTCGCACATCAAATCTAATCTTGGGTGCAACCATCACGATTCCTGTAGCAGGCGATGCACAAAAACCATCCAAATCCGAACGCAGTGTTCGTTCAAGCACACCAAGCTTCCCTACCGAAAACTACACCGTACAAGCTGGCGATAACCTAACTGTGCTTGCCAATAAATACGACATATCACTTGCTGAGCTTGCCAAAGCAAATAACCTTTCGGCCAATGCACAGCTACGCCGTGGTCAGACCATCAAAGTGCCAAAGCTAACCACCACTTATAAGGTGAAATCTGGTGATAACTTGACTTCTTTGGCACGCCGCTATAGTATCAGTATAGAGCAACTGATCAAGATGAATAATCTTGAAAATAATACCAATTTGCGTATTGGGCAAACCTTAATTGTGCCAAATAAATAA
- a CDS encoding Nif3-like dinuclear metal center hexameric protein: MAISPQDLATFCDNYLQVCEFNDYCPNGLQVDADTPITKIITGVTACQALIDAAAKQDAQAILVHHGYFWKGEPTSLTGMKGRRVRTLMKSGISMLAYHLPLDAHPIIGNNALLAQNLDLTITGALYPHEKHPIGNIATCLPIMPSDFADKITKKLGRKPLHISSGKHSLSKIALCSGGAQDMIEQAAKMGCDAFISGEISERTTHSARELGLDYFAAGHHATEKDGIRALGELITQELGVVVEFIDIDNPA, translated from the coding sequence ATGGCGATTTCACCACAGGATTTGGCAACTTTTTGTGATAATTATCTACAAGTTTGCGAGTTTAACGACTACTGTCCCAATGGTTTGCAAGTTGATGCAGACACTCCCATCACCAAGATTATTACAGGCGTAACGGCTTGTCAGGCGTTAATTGATGCAGCTGCAAAGCAAGACGCACAGGCAATTTTAGTGCATCATGGCTATTTTTGGAAAGGAGAGCCTACCTCTCTAACTGGAATGAAAGGTCGGCGTGTGCGTACTTTGATGAAATCAGGCATATCGATGCTTGCGTATCATCTGCCATTAGACGCCCACCCTATCATTGGCAATAACGCCCTACTGGCACAAAATCTGGATTTGACCATTACCGGTGCTTTATACCCACATGAAAAACACCCTATAGGCAATATAGCAACTTGTTTGCCGATTATGCCAAGTGATTTTGCTGACAAGATTACTAAAAAACTAGGCAGAAAACCACTACATATTTCAAGCGGTAAGCATAGTTTATCAAAAATCGCCCTATGCTCAGGTGGTGCTCAAGATATGATTGAACAGGCAGCCAAAATGGGTTGTGATGCCTTTATCTCAGGGGAAATCTCAGAGCGAACCACACACAGTGCCAGAGAGCTTGGTTTGGATTATTTTGCTGCCGGTCATCATGCCACCGAAAAAGATGGCATTCGTGCGTTAGGCGAGCTTATTACCCAAGAGCTTGGTGTTGTGGTTGAGTTTATTGACATTGATAATCCCGCTTGA
- a CDS encoding trypsin-like peptidase domain-containing protein, with product MKPTLEHFKKYEQGISFWVVLPWLIAVALACCLLVFWLFAKVDDKAVAIKNTATPTPIIEQSVSTATPVISYKNAVNRAAKSVVNIYTTQTIQHPYMNDPAFREFFERYYGNQMQQQGSNLGSGVIVSKDGYIVTNAHVISKADEIIVALNDGRKTHAKVIGSDEESDLAVIKVNLDGLEPLAFRSTPVSVGDVALAIGNPFGVGQTVTQGIVSALGRAGLGVSVFEDFIQTDAAINPGNSGGALVDAGGALIGINTAIYSRSGGSMGIGFAIPNTIVERVMNALIKDGKVSRGWLGVGIAQSNHSPLSLESAQGVIVSQVWEDTPAHRAGLRVGDIITDLDGIPTNDINTLTGIVAKHTPNTKLDAQILRDGKSLKISITLGERPSIQQ from the coding sequence ATGAAACCAACCTTAGAACATTTTAAAAAATACGAACAAGGTATAAGCTTTTGGGTGGTCTTGCCGTGGCTGATTGCAGTAGCTTTAGCTTGCTGTTTACTTGTTTTTTGGTTATTTGCCAAAGTTGATGACAAAGCAGTTGCTATTAAAAATACAGCCACACCAACGCCCATCATTGAACAATCAGTCAGCACCGCCACACCAGTCATCTCTTATAAAAATGCGGTCAACCGTGCCGCCAAATCGGTGGTGAATATTTATACCACCCAAACCATCCAACACCCTTATATGAACGACCCTGCATTTCGTGAGTTTTTTGAGCGGTACTACGGCAATCAGATGCAACAGCAGGGTTCAAATCTAGGCTCTGGCGTCATTGTCTCAAAAGATGGCTACATCGTTACCAATGCCCATGTCATTAGTAAGGCAGATGAAATCATTGTCGCACTTAACGATGGCAGAAAAACACACGCCAAGGTCATCGGCAGTGATGAAGAGAGCGATTTGGCGGTCATTAAAGTAAATCTTGATGGGTTAGAGCCATTGGCATTTCGCAGTACGCCTGTCAGTGTTGGCGATGTAGCACTTGCCATCGGCAACCCCTTTGGTGTCGGTCAAACAGTAACACAGGGTATCGTCTCAGCACTTGGGCGTGCAGGGCTTGGCGTGAGTGTTTTCGAGGACTTTATTCAAACAGATGCTGCCATCAACCCTGGTAATTCTGGTGGTGCATTGGTGGATGCAGGCGGTGCATTGATTGGTATCAACACCGCCATCTATTCACGCTCAGGTGGCTCAATGGGTATTGGTTTTGCCATTCCAAACACCATCGTTGAACGAGTGATGAACGCACTCATTAAAGACGGTAAGGTCAGTCGTGGTTGGTTGGGCGTTGGAATTGCCCAATCTAATCATAGCCCCCTCAGCTTAGAATCCGCCCAAGGCGTCATCGTCTCACAAGTATGGGAAGATACGCCTGCTCACCGAGCAGGACTTAGAGTAGGGGATATCATTACCGATCTTGATGGCATACCAACCAATGACATCAACACCCTAACAGGAATTGTCGCTAAGCACACCCCAAATACCAAACTTGACGCTCAGATTTTACGAGATGGCAAGTCGCTCAAGATTAGCATTACGCTTGGCGAACGACCAAGTATCCAGCAGTAG